In one Barnesiella propionica genomic region, the following are encoded:
- a CDS encoding TetR/AcrR family transcriptional regulator, with amino-acid sequence MKKSVEQKLIDAAREVFYEKGYDGATVRDIAKKAEVNLALLHYYFRTKDKLFEVVFQDALNLLFKKLNKAFTSDITVFDKIELMVSSYITTASKHPQIASFLMREFSLNREVVWEVINSQPQKKSIIDNYDKFFEELIEAGQKGIIKELDPKQLCIDILSLSLFPFMAKGFLVSFLYPDKKSGYNSMIKERTEHVSNLIISNIKK; translated from the coding sequence ATGAAAAAAAGTGTAGAACAAAAATTGATAGATGCAGCCCGTGAAGTCTTTTATGAAAAGGGCTATGACGGTGCAACCGTTCGTGATATTGCTAAAAAGGCAGAAGTCAATTTAGCACTCTTACACTATTATTTCAGGACGAAGGATAAACTTTTTGAGGTTGTTTTTCAAGATGCCTTAAATCTGCTTTTTAAGAAATTAAATAAAGCATTTACTTCTGATATAACTGTATTTGACAAAATAGAGTTAATGGTTTCAAGCTATATTACAACCGCTTCTAAGCATCCGCAGATTGCATCTTTCCTCATGCGTGAATTTTCACTTAATAGAGAGGTCGTATGGGAAGTGATTAACTCACAACCTCAAAAAAAGAGCATTATTGATAATTATGATAAATTTTTCGAGGAATTGATAGAAGCAGGGCAGAAAGGTATTATCAAAGAGCTTGATCCCAAACAATTATGCATCGACATTCTATCTTTGTCACTTTTCCCATTCATGGCAAAAGGATTTCTTGTCAGCTTTCTATACCCTGATAAAAAATCGGGATATAATAGTATGATTAAAGAAAGAACAGAACACGTAAGTAATCTAATTATTAGTAACATAAAAAAATAA
- a CDS encoding DUF4377 domain-containing protein — MRTFKSGILLPISFFVCLSLSSCLNDDDIKEDKVEEISLTVASKTTSVISMEETETEYLIIKEGNKWSYLPNGWIEGFTYELGFEYNLKVRKVTPANSKYIQDAPRSNYYLLEIVSKLQKKTEVPYIE, encoded by the coding sequence ATGAGAACATTTAAGTCAGGGATATTATTACCCATATCCTTTTTCGTTTGCCTGTCTTTAAGCAGCTGTTTAAATGACGATGATATAAAAGAGGATAAAGTTGAAGAAATTTCTCTAACCGTTGCATCTAAAACAACATCCGTAATTTCAATGGAGGAAACTGAAACAGAATATTTGATTATTAAAGAAGGCAATAAATGGAGCTATCTGCCTAACGGTTGGATTGAGGGTTTTACATATGAATTGGGCTTTGAATATAATCTTAAAGTAAGAAAGGTTACACCCGCTAATAGTAAATACATCCAAGATGCCCCACGTAGCAACTATTATTTGCTGGAAATAGTATCCAAACTACAAAAAAAAACAGAAGTGCCTTATATAGAATAG
- a CDS encoding flavodoxin family protein yields the protein MKITIINGSPRKSGSTAKILKKMQENFEKKEDVTVSYYDLTDYSLLECSGCLSCYARGVCHLKDNLEDINNNVAESDALIIGSPVYVSNVPGTLKKYIDRGHFVLEQSLYGKYTFAVSTYEIGGSSDVVSILNKLFRISGGIILGNLQIKLPFNSNPLSLPGMEKRLGKTSNHIYNSIKGKKRKKLIDRLFNWFAIRHVIRPYAVKKPKQYKAVLERWAKLNIV from the coding sequence ATGAAAATTACAATCATCAACGGAAGTCCGAGAAAGAGCGGTTCTACCGCCAAAATTCTAAAAAAAATGCAGGAGAATTTTGAAAAAAAAGAGGATGTAACTGTATCATACTACGATTTGACTGACTATTCTTTATTAGAGTGTTCAGGATGTCTGAGTTGTTATGCGAGAGGTGTATGTCATTTAAAAGACAATCTTGAGGATATAAATAATAATGTTGCTGAATCAGATGCTTTAATAATCGGTTCGCCTGTGTATGTAAGCAATGTTCCCGGAACATTAAAGAAATATATAGACCGGGGGCATTTTGTCTTGGAACAATCGCTATACGGAAAATACACGTTTGCGGTCAGTACTTATGAGATAGGAGGAAGCAGTGATGTGGTAAGTATTCTTAATAAATTATTCCGGATCTCCGGGGGCATTATATTGGGTAATCTTCAAATAAAACTCCCTTTCAATTCCAACCCTTTATCCTTACCCGGTATGGAAAAGAGGTTGGGAAAAACATCGAATCACATTTATAATTCAATTAAAGGGAAAAAAAGAAAGAAATTGATAGACAGATTATTTAACTGGTTTGCAATCCGCCATGTCATAAGACCTTATGCCGTTAAAAAGCCTAAACAATATAAAGCAGTTCTTGAAAGATGGGCAAAACTAAATATCGTATAA